The sequence AAGATCCGCTGCTGCCACCTAAAAACCACAAAACTGGGTCTATGTAGGAGGGGGACTGGAGGAGGTTAAACTCATTAAAGACTGTTTACTGTTTCATGCTGCAAATAGTTTTATGCACTCAATCTTTTCACATTTAAGTTATTGTATACTTCTTAGTCACAGGCAGCATTTACAATAATCCAGTCTCTTGTGATGATTGATAATTGAGCAattaaaattcattaaaaaaaaagtggaataaTGTGACACAACCGGCAGGATTGTGTAACACATCACCTACGAGACAAACAGAACAAGGAcccaagaaaaataaaaaaaactgctccatagtgCTACTGTGAGGGAAACGACATATTACTACACATGTAATCATGTTTAATTTCCACTGTGATTAATTATTCTGAATCTTACCATGTAACTTTTAACTAAGAGAACTTTAGCCTGATTATACTGGAGTACTGTTAGTGTAACAGAAGGGTTCATGGAGTGTGTATGGAGCAGATGTTGAGCAAAGAACTGTTTAGCAAGGCCAAGGCTAAAGTGACGTATCAGAGGACAGCAAGATTGCCGCAGTACCTTCGGAGGGAACAAAACCAGATAAGGATATTTAGGAAGGTGTTTGGAAGAAACAGCTTTTGACAATAAccctcgtgtgtgtgtgtgagagagttttCAGGATGAAGTTCCCAGCAGGTGTAGAAACGTATCAGACGTGAAGCTGTGTGACCTTCAGCTTCCGGTTCTCAGCAGAtgataagaaacaaacaaactgactgactgttgtATCAGTTAATTGCTTCTGAGGATGAGGGGATGCTCTGTAGCCTATGTGACAGGTGTGGCTATGACtatatatcagtgtgtttgACTTCACCTTTTCACTCTTTGTCTAACACAGACACTGAGTCCGTGTGCACACATGATGCTCTGAGCTTTATTAAAGTGTGACAGTATCATAAGAACATTTTTGTCTCCTTCCTCTTTGTCAGAGTGGAATTGCAAAATTACAGCTTCTAGAAGTCAGAAACTCCTTGGGATACTGTTTCTTTAATATATTTAGATTCACtaataaaaccttttttattgATAAATCAGCAGCTATGATGCGGCCAGGACTTATTACAGCTGAGTGTTTTAAGCTGGAACTTGCAGGTTTAAACAGGTTTGATGTTGCTGacgtgtttttctgtttctctttcagtgCAGACACAGACTTCAGTTTGTCTCTGAACGGCTCAGAGCTTCTATCAGACACCGGACAGACTCTGTCGTCCTGCGGCATCGTCTCTGGAGATCTGGTCTGTGTGATCCTGCCTGAGTCtgcagccgccgccgccgccgccacaaCCGTCGCCACCGCCACAaccaccaccgccgccgccaCAACCACCACCTCAACCTCCTTgtccagcagcagagagaacCAGAGCCGACAGACAGCTGCCATGTCCTCCAGCCAGGTGAGTCATTCATCTGAGTCCTGGATTTAATCTGGTGTCACAGACTCtctcttgctgtaatcattcctcctgttcatactgaccattagaagatcccttcataatgaccttacaatggaagtgatggaggacaaaatctacagtcctccttctgtgcaaaaatgtatttaaaagtttatctgaagctaatatgaagcttcagcgtccaaatgagtcaaatcaagtagatatctttcaacgttacagtctttttagtgccaaagttcctctttttgttactatacttccacctgcagctcaacagggaaacactgtccgaggaaacacaaagagggaatttgatgctaaaaagactgtaaatgtgtcagatatccacttgatatgactaactcagactgctgaagctgaatacaAGCttcacagacttttaaatgactgtgtggacacactgtggattttatcctccatcacttccattgaaaacacatttgaaggatcttttaatatccagtatgaacaggaggaatgattacagcgaggaaaacctctttcactgctcatatggacacctgactgttgtgtAATTGTGAAGCGTCCTTCTAAGTGTTTGTGAactgcaacaaactgaaagaaaaactgtCACCTTGAGTGTAAAATAATGTCAGTGAAGCTCAACATGTTTGTGCTGAATGCTGAGTCATTCCTTTGAACTCACAAACCGCTTAGCTGCACTAAAACATTACAGTCTTGTGTTTCATCCCCAATTCataacaggaaataaaatgtgtccACACTGATGGTTGAAGCAGCTATATGAACAGCTTTGTTGTTTCAgcagcccagcagcagcagcagcagctgtgcagCTCAGTGGGAGTCTGAGGAGAACAGTGAAGTGTTGGACTCTGAACCTTCAGTCCCCAGCTGGGAGCCGATGCTGTGCAGCGAGGCCGAGGAGGGTCAGGCCCCCCACTCTCTGGAGCTCCTCTATCACAGCGCCCAGACCACCAGTCCCAGCGATGCCCTCATGGTGGCCGGAAACCTCCTGATGCTCGAAACTGGCTTCACTCCTCAGGTAACACTGTGCAGGGAGGCTAAAATATGGTCAAATAAATCATAACTACAGACCTGTCTGTAATATAAGCATTCATGGTGGTAGTGGatgaaatgaatgtgtgtgttcagggatGTGAGCTGAAGTCCGGTGGGATGCCTGTCGGCTGGAGGTCAGCAGGTGGAGTCTACAAACTGCAGTACACTCATCCTCTGTGTGAAAACAGCCTCGCCATGGTGGTGGCTGTGTGCATGGGCCCCCTGCTCGTTATTAACGGTAAGGAATGAAATAATCAAAGTCCTGGTCCTAGATGacataactcagtcaaatctgaacacacagacatgaaacacatattgacatcattcagtgtgactttcaATTCCCGAGGATCATTATCTCTGACGTCCATCACCagtaaacctccataaatccacaACCAGAGAAAAAAGAGTCTGCATAACCTGCCTGacaatcatcacattttcaagttttcttcagtatcacagtAATCAGTCACAGTTGTCTGAACATCACGTTACACTGCCGacaggagctgctaacagctgattcacatgacttttaatggagactatttgataaaatgtaaacaaatctgGTGTAAAAACGTGTCTGAAAGAGAACAGCAGCTCCTACCTGCAGCTGACAGAgtctgatgggaatgtcattagttttactggatgaaaagtcagaggatcaccaaaaaTTGATCCTGAAGGGAACATGGAtgtgtgaaccaaatttcataaCCATCCATCcaataaaaaacactaaattcaatcacatggtggcgctagagggaTAGTAAGaggtcagtaggattcatcctctgaggatgAAAAGTAGTAgatgagatgtttcagtctggactacAGTAGTGGACCGACCAACAGACCAACATTACTGTCCTCAGAGCcgagctgctagcatgacatGTATGAATAAattagcttctgtaactcaacaCAATGAAGCGTGTTCCTGGAGTTTCCATGTTCTCAGAGCGCTCGGCTCCACCGCAGAAGCTGCCGTCAGATATTTCAACTAagttaaacaacagaaaaaactacagctccTATTAAAAGAACCACAAACTTAGTTTCCCCCATATCCATAAACCTTCCCCGTCTTTTCTTCTGCAGGCGTTTGTAGCTGTAATCTgtgctgctgttattacagacatgtctcaACTCGCCGCCACCCTCCAGTCGCTCATGGACTCGCCTCTTCTGTCGTGCCGTGATGTTTAGCCTGCAACCCTCTTGAGTTTGTTAAAGGAAACCGCTAAAAccataaatattgaataaacaatgATATTAGATGGTTTTTCTGAAACTTCCCGTccttatctaaacatatgaagcAAGACACACAACTTACTGTTGGGAACGGTTCTGTCTCGAGGCTGGATTTTACTAAATTACGACAAACGTCAATGAGGTTTTGAATGAGATTTTCTTACATCTGGACGGACTAGTCTTAAAAAGCACTGATCAAGGTTTTCTCAAAAAAGGCCTTAAAAGgtatttaaaagtcttaaatttcattcacaaaGGTCTTAAATATTTTTCTAGCCTGCCATAGGCAGTAATGTTAGTTGTAAAATTTTAGCAAAACCTGGCTGGAAAATCCCCagtaatgacaaaaatgtgaaataagcAGAGAATAAGCAGATACCCTGCTGGAGCAGAACCTAGAAGTTCTGGTTTGACTTTGGCTCTTTATAACTCAGAAATGTTTCCCCATTTAATTTGAAGAATAAAATACTACAGATTAAAATCCCAGACGTCAGCAATggagaataaattaaaacatattcacCACAACGTCTCTTCGTCCGCTGTAACATGTGTCTTCTCCCTCCAGCCACTCTGAAGGTGAACGAAACCGTCGACACGGTCCGAAAACTGTGTCTGAAGCCGTGCAGCTACGTGACGGACGAGTGGCCAGGTGAGAGCCCTGATTGGTCGACGTGACACCACACGAGGTTCAGAGCTCCTGTAATGACTCCTGTCGTGTCTCTTTGGTTTCTCAGGAGAAAGTGCAGCTGCAGCTTTCAAAGATCTGAGCAAACTGTCACGGATCTTCAAAGACCAGCTAGCATACCCGCTGATCGCCGCAGCCAGAGAAGGTACTGAGTTTAACGTGATTACCGGAGCTTTCGACTCATTCTTCATGCCACTGTGTCTTTGGAGGAAAAATGAAAGTGTCCTGGTGAAGACTGGtgcagtctttgtgttttttaaatgagacATGAAATTCATTCTTCACCTTTTGGAATATTAGCTTGACTAAATAATCCTCGCTCAAAGTCCACTTACTAGGTTTATCTCTTAATTGTTTTACTTGGATCTTGTGGTGAGATTGCTCATTTTAACTACAAGacctatatttaaaaaaaaaaataataatccagtctgtttttattttgacaaaataatcgtTACGTAAAATTCACTTTCAAGCTTTTTCTGGATCTTTCAACCACAtgtcacagtcttcatcaggaATTTTGTCAGCTGTCAGGTTGCAATCTGCGCCCTATTGTATATATTAAATTAGAGATGCACCTATTGAGcacgatatctcaggaacacctggagggaatttcattacatctggcacATCTGCAAATATCGTTATTACGAGAAGAGATTCAGCTGAGAGTCTGAGGTTCAAACTCTTAATGAGAAGTGTGATTAGTTAACAATCAAATGAACATTAGTGATAAACTGTTGACAATAAATGCCTTGAAGCTGCTCTCTAAATTTTAATTGTGATATAAAATTCTGAAATAACTAGATGCCAAATTTGACTGCAGTAAAACAACCTGAGAGATATTGAAACATGAATTAACGTGAGCTTTACAACTGTTGTATTGAACTGATTGTTGTGTCCGTGGCGTCTCAGCCATGGCTCTGCCAGTAGCCTTCGGTCTGGCTGCTCTTCCTCCTGAGCTCGTCCTCAGAGTGCTCCGACTGCTAGACGTCCAATCTGTGGTCCGACTGTCGTCAGTCTGCAGACACTTCCACGTCTCCACGGCAGACTCCTCACTGTGGAGACACCTGTGCCGCCGAGACTTCCCCAGTCAGACCAGTAAGTATGCTAACAAGTGATCTCGTGATGTTTGCGCTGAAAGTTAATACAGAATGAAACAACTGATCTCGTCTAATTGTCTTTCTTGTTCATAAACAGATTCAGATTCCAGCAGATCCAGAGACACAGACTGGAGAGAGGTGAGGAAACTCAATTTCTAGTCACAGTCAtcaaaaattaacaaaattaaattcacttttaaaacactgaatctGTAATtgaacattaaattaaatttataatgatatcaattaatcaatctgtcttttttaCTTAACTAATAGTAAAAAGTTCATTGTATTCACAGTTTGTTCACTATGAAACCttcattttttatcttaaaTTTCCCTGAATGTGTccattaataataatgtaattcagGTATTTTGATGGGATTGAAAGGTGATAAATAATGGAGTGTAATATAGGTATTTTAATGGATTATCTGCACTGTTTTAGccacatatataataataatttataccTTAATGGGGCTTTAATTTTTCTAATGCTGTGAAAATTCAGTGATTGCTTTTAATGctgttaaataaagtttaatgacTTTTTCCATAAACAAAACTCCCTTAAAAATACCCcttaatatattatattccattatAAACTACAAACGCTTCGGGGATAATTAATCAATTGGTAGTATATTAAGGTATTTTTAATGGATTATCTTTACGTTTAAGGGCATTTGAAAAACCTTTTCAAATGACCAAATAACTTCAAAGCCATCCctgaatttatattttaaaaggaCCTTAATTTTTTAATAGGGCAGAAATTCAGGATTAGCTTTCAATATATAGAGTTAATTTATGCATTAATCCATGAAAAAACTCAAgtttataaatgaatatatcAATGATTTATAATATAAATTCCATAACTTCCATCTTAACTGACGTATTTAAAGTAGTTTAAGGGATAATTAATGGATTATAGACATTTGTAATGAATTATCTGCATAGTTTAAGTGGTTTTTAAGgggtaaaaaaaagtattagaaaaataaaagataaagtCAAAGAACCTTAATTTTTCAAGTTATTTGGTCAAGAACTTAATAAATTTCAATAGTGGTTTTACaccttaaaaacatttaattcatgcacaaaatccatttaaaaaaaaaagtatttataatCGCAAATTTGAGGTAAATCCCTTAATTTGCAGCTGaagtgaaaatgtttaatgtaCAAATTAAGTGATACcagaaatgttattttgtatattttatagaCGATgatataaaaccaaaaaaacagcaaatggtcacatttgagaagctggaaccagtttGACATTTGTGCTTAATAAATTACTGAACAATTAATTTATCATCAAATTGTTGATCATTGTAATTTTCTGTTggttgactaattgtttcagcagaatattcagaaatattttaaatatatatattatttaagtattatttaaatttcaacatcaCTAGGGTTATTAAAGTATTTAATTCAGATCTATTTCAGAattctcatttttttaaaaatgtgaataacaattttgacttgtcaatatttgaactttttaatttagtttttttatctCATGTTTTACTCTTTACCTTGTTTACTCTCTAACTCTGACTTTTAAAGAGTAGGTAGGAGTAATAGGTgatatggccaaaaatgttatcaagatatgttttttttatattgatcGGTGTCGATAATCATCACATTATCACATATTCAAGAGTATTCTCCTTAGGACAGAACTCTAAAGAAACCAGTTGTTCTATAATgaacaattatttattatcagaatGAATAGGtgacaaacatttaaacactgaataaataaaataaaatcataaatatgtaaacaacTGCTGTGATTCCCATCACATCAAATGCCTTGTTTCAAACGCCTCTCAAACATTTAAGAGGTAGTAAACTGAACAttgattaaagaaaagaaaagaaaaacttaaaagtTGAGGATGATTTTGCTACTGTAAATTATTTGAATATTGCACATATTCTTGGGACATTATTAACGCAAGTAGCTAACCCCCGTTAGATAAACGGGGTTGCAGTCCTGCCTTGTCGAGGTACATTTTGCATAGTTAATTAGTAcctcaaaatgattaataacaGATATTAGATTTGTCAGGTTTCCTCTGACAGTTTTATTCTGACGTATGCTAACATTAATGTCTTTCTCCAGCTTTACAAAAGGTTTTATAAGACCCGCTGTGATCTCCGACATGTCGCCCGTCACCGCTCGCTCCCTTCTTTCTTCCGAAACACCCGCAACATCTTCGGCCCGGTGCCCGTCCCCCTCCACCCGCCACTGCCTGGCATCATTGGCGGGGAGTACGACCAGAGACCGAACCTCCCCCGCAGCCTCCTGCCTCGCCCTCGCTACGACCCCATCGGCCCGCTTCGAGACCATGATGGACGACCTCTGAACGATTTCCGCCGACCGATGGGGAGTCGACCTGCAGACATCCGACGAGGATTCATCTGATTCTCACCTGTTAAGACTCAGTTTTCAGGACTGATTAGATCTTCTCctgcaataaaaaacaaacatttgaagctgttatcttttatttttatgtaacatCAAAGGCCTGTTTTGTGAAGGAGCCGTgtcaaaatataaatttaaaatctaataTTGTTTAAGGTTCATTTTATAATTAGGTTTTTCCTGTCGGTGCATTGACAGCTATAGAAGCCCATTTCTGCcaagaaaagtgaaaatgaagaaatggtatgaatgacaaaaataaagtaTTCGTGGGACGTTATCTAGGTCTAGACACTAACTTTGGCAAAATATGAGATAGTAataatatatcttttttttttgtttttttttacttaagttaaaATTTACGCTATATTTCTATTATAATTTTGCctcaaaaacatgaaacttttGAATTACTATCTTAAAATTATGCCAGATTACATAGTAAAGAAAGCCTCCATATTTTTGGCTACTTGGAATAAtctgcaaaaatatatattgcatATGATGATCTGATATTTCACCAAAGACATTCTTTACTTCCTTTTAATGACGATGATTTTTCTGCAGCGATTTGAGGCTAATATGATGAGGTGGAGATTAAACTAAACTGTAAAACGCTTATTTTTAAACTTCATTTTGATTTAAGTCTGAAAGCCTGGAGGGGATCATGTCTGTACgtgtatctgtctgcagctaATCTCGCATACTACTGGACTCATCAGCCTAATATtctttgtgcacatttatgactgtatgctcaaggactTCTTGTGGTTGCAGTGATttacaatttttgaaaaacctgTTTTATATTGTCATTGACTGCTGACTCCTCACTCCTCTTAACCGGCTGGTAGGGGCACCATGTGATCAACAGCTGCTTCAGTTTGGAATCTTGTTTcctttgttgacattttgaccCAATCCCATTGTCCAGACTCGCAGATTTTGAGTCATGTTCCTGCTAAATCCGCAAGGTTTAGGGCTGTCCCACTGTCAAATCATCACGTGTATGAGGGCTCGCTCACCGACTTTATGAGCCCTTTATGCACACTTTCTGTAAGTCCACATTGCTGCAGACTTTGCCTGTGGGAATTACCCACAGTTCATAGCATTGTGATGTGAAGTCAATGTTAAATATGGGGTTACCAGGGGAAGCCTGGAAGTGTTAAGAAAAAATGGTAAACAAACTGGAACGTGGGTGTTCAGCCTAGCATAGTGGGTGTGCTGGTTTGCCTAAATTAACAAAGAAGCACCATAGTAATAAGGATTtaagatacataaaaaaaaatctgaggaATGCAAGCATAGGTTATATTACACATCTTGTTTATTCATCAGCCATTTCTTCTTTACTTCAAGTTTTGTTTAATGATgctgttttgacaaaaatgactaaattgattaattgacaattACCTCTCATCCACTCTGGATAGCAAGAGCCTGGAGGAGGTTCAAATAAGGCAGTTGGTCCCTTACTTGACTGTGGTGCACATGATTATTTTTTGGGTTGGATATTAGCTAGctgttttatactttgtttaATGTATTATGTGCTTTATAAGGGAATGGTTGTActagttttctctttttctgtttttgttgaagTGAGCTCACTAAGACAAATTCCAATCAATCATGTTGATATGGCAATTAAGTATTGAATAAAAAGTCCTAAACCCAAAATCGTACGTAACAAGTTTTGGTGTCGTCAAGGTAATGTGATGTGTCAGAAAGCACTGTCCCATTCCTAGTTATACCATTTCGAGCCTTTGCAGTTTCTTGCACTCAAACACTTACCAGCTGACGTCAATTAAGTCAATGACGGTTTAGGGTTTAGGCCTTAGAAGGGGACACTGGGATTGGGCCATACACTTAGAAATAACTGACCAAGCTAGTGCATCACTATGATCATCAGATTGTGTCAGAACCTGAGCCTATAACCTGTCTACTCTTGTTACACCTTGATAATGTAACCTGCATTTTGTCTCCCCTTCATTCCACTActgtcacatatacacactgggtacatctcaagtctcttaattgcatccacgtttccctcacttgcgtcttttaAAGCAGCGTCAATTAAATATGACGTGTGGCACAGCTGCGTCATCTATCCATTGTTTCGCTATAGCTTACCACTGTGTCACACCTCTTTCATAAGTCATGGGTGCCGATAAAACTTCCGCAAAGGATACATCTGTGCATCCTCGCTCATAGCTTCTCCagcaagcctcctctctcctcgagATGCATTTTAGGAATTGAGACATCCTTAAACCATGTATATataagaaggagagaggagacgaggggGCATGAAATGAGAAGAGCCTGAGGAAgtatgtttttagag is a genomic window of Thunnus albacares chromosome 23, fThuAlb1.1, whole genome shotgun sequence containing:
- the fbxo7 gene encoding F-box only protein 7 isoform X1, with the translated sequence MKLRVRVNKQTSRVELTGEEPSLKDLIDHIKETVLPSLRLSADTDFSLSLNGSELLSDTGQTLSSCGIVSGDLVCVILPESAAAAAAATTVATATTTTAAATTTTSTSLSSSRENQSRQTAAMSSSQQPSSSSSSCAAQWESEENSEVLDSEPSVPSWEPMLCSEAEEGQAPHSLELLYHSAQTTSPSDALMVAGNLLMLETGFTPQGCELKSGGMPVGWRSAGGVYKLQYTHPLCENSLAMVVAVCMGPLLVINATLKVNETVDTVRKLCLKPCSYVTDEWPGESAAAAFKDLSKLSRIFKDQLAYPLIAAAREAMALPVAFGLAALPPELVLRVLRLLDVQSVVRLSSVCRHFHVSTADSSLWRHLCRRDFPSQTNSDSSRSRDTDWRELYKRFYKTRCDLRHVARHRSLPSFFRNTRNIFGPVPVPLHPPLPGIIGGEYDQRPNLPRSLLPRPRYDPIGPLRDHDGRPLNDFRRPMGSRPADIRRGFI
- the fbxo7 gene encoding F-box only protein 7 isoform X2, whose product is MKLRVRVNKQTSRVELTGEEPSLKDLIDHIKETVLPSLRLSADTDFSLSLNGSELLSDTGQTLSSCGIVSGDLVCVILPESAAAAAAATTVATATTTTAAATTTTSTSLSSSRENQSRQTAAMSSSQPSSSSSSCAAQWESEENSEVLDSEPSVPSWEPMLCSEAEEGQAPHSLELLYHSAQTTSPSDALMVAGNLLMLETGFTPQGCELKSGGMPVGWRSAGGVYKLQYTHPLCENSLAMVVAVCMGPLLVINATLKVNETVDTVRKLCLKPCSYVTDEWPGESAAAAFKDLSKLSRIFKDQLAYPLIAAAREAMALPVAFGLAALPPELVLRVLRLLDVQSVVRLSSVCRHFHVSTADSSLWRHLCRRDFPSQTNSDSSRSRDTDWRELYKRFYKTRCDLRHVARHRSLPSFFRNTRNIFGPVPVPLHPPLPGIIGGEYDQRPNLPRSLLPRPRYDPIGPLRDHDGRPLNDFRRPMGSRPADIRRGFI